In the genome of Kwoniella shandongensis chromosome 6, complete sequence, one region contains:
- a CDS encoding magnesium-dependent phosphatase-1, which translates to MPRRATRNEPSSPEGGYRTVSPEDPDAFPLLVAFDLDYTLWDLWIDTHISPPLKRPGDVLNKLVDRRGQDLSFYREVPSILAELKRRRIHIAAASRTSAPELAREALGMLLLPSEEQGDHLRAVTYFNTMEIYPGSKLRHFKEIHRKTGIPYDQMLFFDDEHRNFEVESLGVTMQLVPSSGTDRKLWNQGLSVWRKKRGIKVVEEDR; encoded by the exons ATGCCTAGAAGAGCCACAAGGAACGAGCCCTCTTCTCCAGAAGGAGGGTATAGGACTGTCTCGCCCGAAGATCCGGATGCTTTCCCCTTACTCGTTGCGTTTGACTTGGA CTATACCCTCTGGGATCTGTGGATAGAT ACACACATCTCTCCGCCACTCAAACGACCAGGAGATGTACTCAACAAACTGGTCGATAG ACGAGGACAAGACCTCTCGTTTTATCGCGAAGTGCCTTCCATCTTGGCCGAACTCAAACGACGTAGAATACACATTGCAGCTGCTTCGCGAACCAGTGCGCCGGAACT AGCACGTGAAGCGCTTGGAATGCTATTGCTACCTTCCGAGGAACAGGGCGACCACCTCAGAGCCGTTACTTACTTTAATACT ATGGAAATATATCCCG GATCTAAGCTCCGGCACTTCAAAGAGATACACCGAAAGACTGGTATCCCATATGATCAGATG CtgttcttcgacgacgaacaTCGAAATTTCGAAGTCGAGTCACTGGGCGTCACGATGCAGCTTGTACCGAGTAGTGGGACGGATCGGAAATTGTGGAATCAGGGGTTGAGCGtgtggagaaagaagagggggataaaggtggtagaggaagaTAGATGA
- a CDS encoding phosphomethylpyrimidine kinase, producing MPPYLITTTTTITVKQLVGRTAVTIAITIEKMSGLLSSSPVPLEPRKAPHVLTIAGSDSGGGAGIQADLKTIEAFGCYGTSVLTGLTAQNTKGVQAVHAVPSDFVIQQLQSVIEDEPPIAVKLGMLTSASTIRALASYLPKLDCTTVLDPVIISTSGHHLLPEDAVEALYDLFPYVTFLTPNIPEAIRLSRTNTKETELKGLADMLQLAKDTQLKTGAKTVLLKGGHGKVSREDVLQYAGQYEIVWEEGDEEADTVDVLTEYRSTLGLKVEKDLVVDILVTGEEVVALFVGRKVDSSSTHGTGCTLSSAIASAYATRRKKDVPAGKDIEVFKRAISYTQSAIASAFSFGHGHGPLNHAHLTARRALPPPTKHNPHPFLTHLIQSNLPLWKSYVRHPFVVQLGNGTLPRECFEHYIKQDYHYLKHYARAHALGAYKANTLAEIQAFSEIALHVARESEMHVAYCAQFGISRAELAATAESSPCAAYARYVVDIGTQGDILDVYMAVASCLVGYGEVGLWLKKQVEEGNAVLEGNLYKKWMEDYCGAEFLAAVNRGIENLERRVAEDPPSPEKLARLTAIWHECVRLESRFWDMGLNLIH from the exons ATGCCGCCATATCTAATCACAACGACGACTACTATTACAGTTAAGCAGTTGGTTGGTC GGACAGCAGTAACAATAGCAATCACAATCGAGAAGATGTCCGgccttctttcttcttcacctgtcCCTTTGGAGCCACGAAAAGCGCCTCATGTCCTGACTATCGCTG GTAGCGATTCTGGAGGGGGCGCCGGTATCCAG gCCGATCTGAAAACCATCGAAGCGTTTGGTTGTTATGGTACATCTGTTCTCACCGGCCTTACGGCGCAAAATACCAAAGGTGTCCAAGCTGTCCACGCAGTCCCATCAGACTTTGTGATCCAACAG CTCCAAAGCGTGATTGAGGACGAGCCTCCTATCGCCGTGAAACTTGGGATGTTGACCTCTGCCTCAACTATCAGAGCTCTTGCCTCTTACCTCCCCAAACTCGACTGCACCACCGTCCTTGATCCCGTCATAATCTCCACATCGGGTCATCACCTCTTACCAGAAGATGCTGTCGAAGCTCTCTACGACCTTTTTCCTTACGTGACGTTCCTCACACCAAATATACCTGAAGCGATTCGGTTATCTCGTACCAATACCAAAGAGACCGAATTAAAAGGTCTGGCCGATATGCTACAACTTGCGAAAGATACCCAGCTCAAGACTGGCGCGAAGACTGTATTACTGAAAGGTGGACATGGTAAAGTGTCTCGAGAAGACGTGCTGCAATACGCTGGACAGTACGAGATtgtttgggaagaaggagacgaagaagcggataCCGTCGACGTCCTCACAGAATACAGATCGACTCTCGGTCTGAAGGTCGAGAAAGATCTTGTTGTAGACATCCTTGTgacgggagaagaggtggtggcTCTGTTtgtgggaagaaaggtggacAGTTCAAGTACACATGGTACAGGTTGTACGCTCAGTTCTGCGATCGCTTCGGCTTATGCGACGAGACGCAAAAAGGATGTGCCCG CCGGCAAGGACATCGAGGTGTTCAAGCGAGCGATCTCATATACTCAGTCGGCGATTGCTTCTGCTTTCTCATTCGGTCACGGTCATGGGCCACTAAACCATGCTCATCTGACTGCAAGACGAGCACTACCTCC CCCCACGAAACACAACCCTCACCCGTTCCTTACCCACCTTATCCAGTCCAATCTACCTTTGTGGAAATCCTACGTTCGTCATCCCTTTGTCGTACAGCTAGGTAACGGCACCCTCCCTCGAGAGTGCTTTGAACATTACATCAAGCAGGATTACCACTATCTCAAGCATT ATGCCCGAGCGCACGCTTTAGGTGCATACAAAGCCAACACTCTCGCTGAGATCCAAGCTTTCAGCGAGATTGCCTTGCACGTCGCTCGAGAATCGGAGATGCACGTCGCG TACTGCGCTCAATTCGGTATATCTCGAGCTGAACTAGCTGCTACTGCCGAATCTTCCCCTTGTGCAGCATACGCTCGCTACGTCGTCGATATCGGTACCCAGGGCGACATCCTAGACGTCTACATGGCAGTCGCGAGCTGTCTAGTAGGCTATGGTGAAGTTGGATTATGGTTGAAAaagcaagtggaagaaggaaacgCGGTTTTGGAAGGGAATCTGTACAAAAAATGGATGGAAGATTATTGCGGGGCCGAGTTCTTAGCAGCCGTCAATAGAGGTATAG AAAATCTGGAACGAAGAGTCGCGGAAGACCCACCTTCGCCTGAAAAGTTGGCGAGATTGACAGCAATCTGGCATGAGTGTGTCAGATTAGAATCTAGATTCTGGGATATGGGCTTGAACTTGATTCATTAA
- a CDS encoding L-aminoadipate-semialdehyde dehydrogenase, protein MSTTANGLSDGDTQARLERWGKRLGALPSLALPTDYPRPTPAKLVESFQSSPIPQALTTTLMKLTIEFSTLFPASPLPTPYHILLTSFAILLFRYTPDPSLVICTSAHGSAAPLLLKLDLATEMTFFDVLRQIMEREQEASDDAVPLTKLVDHIKPEGPLFRVRFFDSTQVEQDPSTSLTTDLTLFLLAAPSDTPATRTSIPPLYLRLAYNSLLFTQTRISALLESLLQLLSAAATREASHPLGSLPIRTQNQSTALPDPAADLDWCGFVGAIPDIFSANAKANPERVCVVQSELAEGQTIMDGPSRGRRTYTYRQIDEASNVVAHALIKNGLQREEVVMVYAARSVEMVVCVMGILKAGGVFSVVDPAYPPSRQTVYLSVSTPRALLIISSAGTLAPTVSDYISENLSLRLLVPAISLTPNGVTGSRSGESDILEPFQQFAQTPAGVVLGPDSPATLSFTSGSTGIPKGVKGRHFSLTHFFPWMGQRFQLDTTSKFTMLSGIAHDPIQRDMFTPLFLGAQLHVPTADDIGTPGRLAEWMADSEVTVTHLTPAMGQLLSAQATRQIPSLRNAFFVGDVLTKRDCTRLQSLAKNVRIINMYGTTETQRAVSYFAIPSVNEDMTFLTTQKDLIPAGQGMIDVQLLVVNRTDRNVPCAVGEMGEIYVRSGGLAEGYLDPSATAEKFVTNWFGEGVERKDTLAETKPEAAKHWFGIRDRMYRSGDLGRYLPDGRVECVGRADDQIKIRGFRIELGEIDTHLSRHPLVRENVTLVRRDKDEEKVLVSYFVPIDGDDLDGLMSSSEAGGEDDEEIDLKTEMIKGVKKYRRLIKDIREYLKKKLPSYSVPAVYFPLHKLPLNPNGKIDKPALPFPDTSLLVPTSSAANTDMTPTQKTIHDIWLRLLPSPPPHVALDENFFDMGGHSILATRLIFEVRKAFVVNAPLGLVFDKPTIAGQAAEVDLLRTADLGGGDASGKDVVKHDAYADDLAPLAKTLPNFESLPADFATKELTIFLTGATGFLGAFILKDLLSRRVKKVICLVRAKNAEQGLQRLRDSGEGRGVWDEEWVKQGRVEAVIGDLAEEKFGLSASEWDRIAAEADSVLHNGAIVHWVYPYAKLRAANVISTVTALNLCATHHSKQFSFISTSAVLDNERFVRKADELVSQGGQGVLESDDLEEGRTGLEGGYGQTKWVAEKLIMEAGKKGLSGYILRPAYILGDSKTAVSNTDDFIWRMVKGCLQLGLIPDINNSVNLTPVDHVARLAALSTLSTPSAGFSVVHVRGHPTIRFNDLLGALQTYGYDVTQVEYVHWRTKLEQHVLETQDNALFPLLHFVLDDLPTSTKSAELDDRNAQALAGGAGEQKTAGVDEAQVGLYMAWLVKVGFMEGPPTGKGKKTLPVLEGGVSKAIGRTTAGVA, encoded by the exons atgtCGACCACTGCCAACGGGCTGAGCGACGGTGATACTCAGGCTCGTCTGGAGAGATGGGGAAAGCGTTTGGGAGCTCTGCCAAGTTTGGCTCTCCCAACAGACTATCCTAGACCAA CTCCCGCCAAGCTTGTCGAGTCCTTCCAGTCTTCGCCTATCCCCCAAGCTCTCACCACTACGTTGATGAAGCTCACCATCGAGTTTTCCACGCTCTTCCCCGCATCTCCCTTACCTACCCCTTACCATATCCTCTTGACCTCATTCGCGATCCTGCTATTCCGATACACTCCGGATCCTTCGCTCGTGATCTGCACTTCAGCCCATGGATCTGCTGCTCCACtgctgctcaagctcgatcTCGCTACGGAGATGACCTTCTTCGACGTCTTGCGACAGATCATGGAGAGAGAACAGGAAGCTTCAGACGATGCGgtaccactcaccaagttggTGGATCACATCAAGCCTGAAGGTCCTCTCTTCCGAGTCAGATTCTTCGACTCGACACAAGTAGAACAAGATCCTTCCACATCATTGACGACAGACCTTACTCTGTTCCTACTTGCTGCGCCTTCAGATACACCAGCGACAAGAACGTCAATTCCGCCATTGTACCTTCGATTGGCATACAACTCCCTGTTGTTCACGCAAACTCGAATTTCTGCGCTTCTGGAGTCCTTGCTTCAGCTTCTTTCAGCAGCTGCGACTCGCGAAGCCTCTCACCCTCTCGGCTCTCTTCCTATCCGGACTCAAAATCAATCTACCGCTTTACCGGACCCCGCAGCCGATTTGGATTGGTGTGGATTCGTCGGTGCCATCCCCGATATCTTCTCAGCCAATGCCAAGGCCAATCCGGAGAGGGTCTGTGTCGTGCAGAGTGAACTGGCAGAAGGACAAACGATCATGGACGGACCGAGTCGTGGACGAAGGACATACACCTATAGACAGATAGATGAGGCGAGTAACGTTGTCGCTCATgctttgatcaagaacgGATTGCAAAGGGAAGAGGTTGTTATGGTTTACGCAGCAAGAAGTGTAGAGATGGTCGTCTGTGTGATGGGTATCTTGAAGGCCGGTGGTGTATTTTCGGTTGTCG ACCCCGCATACCCTCCATCAAGACAGACGGTCTATCTCTCCGTGTCTACCCCTCGAGCTCTCCTTATTATCTCGAGTGCTGGTACACTCGCCCCGACTGTATCCGACTACATCTCCGAGAACCTATCTCTGCGTCTCCTTGTTCCCGCCATCAGCTTAACTCCTAACGGTGTCACCGGTTCCCGATCAGGCGAATCCGATATTCTCGAGCCATTCCAACAGTTCGCTCAGACTCCTGCGGGCGTGGTCCTTGGTCCTGACTCTCCTGCAACTTTGTCATTTACCTCGGGAAGTACTGGTATCCCTAAGGGTGTGAAGGGCCGACATTTCAGTTTGACTCATTTCTTCCCCTGGATGGGCCAAAGATTCCAGCTGGACACAACATCCAAGTTCACCATGTTAAGTGGTATTGCCCATGACCCTATTCAGCGAGACA TGTTCACACCTCTGTTCCTCGGTGCTCAGCTACACGTCCCCACTGCTGACGATATTGGTACACCTGGTCGATTGGCTGAGTGGATGGCCGATAGCGAGGTCACTGTGACCCATTTGACACCTG CAATGGGTCAACTTTTGTCTGCCCAAGCTACTCGACAGatcccttcccttcgaaACGCTTTCTTCGTCGGTGACGTTCTTACCAAGAGAGACTGTACCCGATTGCAATCTTTGGCTAAGAATGTGCGAATCATCAATATGTACGGCACAACCGAAACCCAGCGAGCTGTGTCCTACTTCGCTATCCCAAGTGTCAACGAGGACATGACTTTCCTGACTACTCAGAAAGACTTGATCCCAGCTGGTCAAGGTATGATCGACGTCCAGCTTCTGGTTGTCAACAGGACCGATCGAAATGTCCCATGTGCCgttggagagatgggagaaaTCTACGTCAGATCCGGAGGATTGGCTGAGGGATACCTTGATCCTTCTGCAACAGCCGAGAAATTCGTTACCAACTGGTTTGGTGAAGGCGTCGAGCGAAAGGACACCTTGGCTGAGACCAAGCCCGAAGCTGCCAAGCACTGGTTCGGTATCCGAGATCGAATGTACCGAAGTGGTGATCTCGGTCGATACCTGCCCGATGGTCGAGTGGAATGTGTCGGACGGGCCGATGACCAAATCAAAATCCGTGGATTCCGAATCGAACTTGGAGAAATCGACACTCATCTCAGTCGACACCCTCTTGTCCGAGAGAACGTCACTTTGGTCCGACGAGATaaggacgaggagaaagtgCTTGTCAGCTATTTCGTACCCATCGATGGTGATGATTTGGACGGTTTGATGAGCTCCAGCGAAGCAGgtggcgaggatgatgaggagattgatctcAAGACAGAGATGATCAAGGGCGTCAAGAAATACAGACGATTAATCAAGGACATCCGGGAATATCTCAAGAAGAAATTGCCGAGTTACAGTGTCCCTGCTGTCTACTTCCCTCTTCACAAACTTCCTTTGAACCCCAACGGAAAGATCGACAAACccgctcttcctttccccgACACTTCCCTCCTCGTTCCCACTTCCTCCGCCGCCAACACCGACATGACTCCAACTCAGAAGACGATCCACGATATCTGGCTTCGTCTCTTGCCCTCACCTCCCCCTCATGTCGCTCTCGACGAGAACTTCTTCGACATGGGCGGTCACTCTATCCTTGCCACAAGACTCATCTTCGAGGTGCGAAAGGCATTTGTGGTCAACGCTCCTCTTGGTTTGGTCTTCGACAAGCCTACCATTGCTGGACAGGCTGCGGAGGTTGACCTTCTCCGAACTGCCGATCTTGGTGGTGGCGACGCGAGCGGCAAGGATGTCGTGAAGCATGATGCTTACGCGGACGATCTAGCACCATTGGCCAAGACATTGCCAAACTTCGAGTCCCTTCCCGCCGATTTCGCCACGAAGGAACTCACTATCTTCTTGACTGGTGCTACCGGTTTCTTGGGAGCCTTCATTCTCAAAGATCTGCTCTCCAGACGCGTTAAGAAGGTCATCTGTCTCGTACGAGCTAAGAATGCCGAGCAAGGTCTGCAAAGATTGAGGGACAGTGGTGAGGGTCGAGGTGTTTGGGATGAGGAATGGGTCAAGCAAGGGAGAGTCGAAGCGGTCATTGGTGATCTCGCCGAGGAGAAGTTTGGTCTTTCAGCTTCCGAATGGGATCGAATCGCCGCCGAAGCCGATTCAGTCTTGCACAACGGTGCTATCGTCCACTGGGTTTACCCTTACGCCAAGCTCAGAGCTGCCAACGTGATTTCGACCGTCACTGCGCTTAACCTCTGTGCGACCCATCACTCGAAACAGTTCTCCTTCATTTCGACCAGTGCTGTCTTGGATAACGAGCGATTCGTACGAAAGGCTGACGAACTTGTTTCccaaggtggacaaggtgttTTGGAGAGcgatgatctggaagagggaaggacaGGATTGGAGGGCGGTTATGGTCAGACCAAATGGGTTGCGGAGAAGCTTATTATGGAAGCAGGAAAGAAGGGTTTGTCAGGTTACATTTTGAGACCGGCTTACATCTTGGGTGACTCGAAGactgctg TCTCGAACACCGATGATTTCATTTGGCGAATGGTCAAGGGATGTCTCCAGCTTGGACTTATCCCGGATATCAACAACTCTGTCAACCTTACGCCTGTCGATCACGTTGCCCGACTTGCAGCTCTTTCAACTCTATCGACACCTTCAGCCGGGTTCTCTGTTGTCCACGTTCGTGGTCATCCTACTATCCGATTTAACGACTTGCTCGGCGCGCTTCAGACATACGGTTACGATGTCACGCAAGTCGAATACGTTCATTGGCGAACCAAACTTGAACAACACGTTCTTGAAACGCAAGATAATGCCCTTTTCCCATTATTGCATTTCGTCCTCGATGACTTGCCGACCAGTACCAAATCTGCAGAATTGGACGACCGAAATGCTCAAGCTCTAGCGGGTGGTGCGGGCGAGCAGAAGACGGCGGGTGTGGACGAGGCGCAAGTTGGATTGTATATGGCTTGGCTGGTCAAGGTCGGATTTATGGAGGGACCGCCAACGggtaaggggaagaagacctTGCCAGttttggaaggaggtgttTCCAAGGCTATTGGAAGGACGACTGCTGGTGTTGCATGA
- a CDS encoding pH-response regulator protein palA/RIM20, translating into MSNFLPVPTKKATPLPTFSSHLLSYISTHFRDAHPEAFKKDVESLIAMRKEWVEPKGEAHPEIVRGLMRYHAQLTFLATKFPSDISLNFTYHLPFPPTFSLSPDAPISLPSLTFERASVLFNIAALYASMAAAERRAEAEGIKRALGYLTAAAGVLEHLVKNLIPTLRTELSTPSAAGYDMTESFLGTIKEFVLAEAQECYWQQAVLQGTYKNSLIGKLSMKVSEYYKAALASMNGTDYPSSSFFPANWIAHITVKQMHFEAAAQYRLSQEDLEKSKYGEEIARLRVAEGLAKKGLDAGRKGVADAVVSDLKNLQGAVKSALERAVRDNDLVYVSPIPPANQLAPLVGVGMVKVSIPTEVLEPIAWLMGGGAGVGPLFSALVPYGVHLALSIYDDRKDTVVRELDGKREELDGVAASTLQSLNLPGSIQALERPVGLPPSLLKKAEEVDSAGGADRIKGLLSEVGRLARSNMQSLNEAMDILDQEATENENLLAREPHLQATRPPSHVANQPLIAMAGQYDATIKQAAGSDATVRSKWEEWAHLVEVLAGGEDTINDYVPSTGASSSSGYSSLPASVRPLRASLEELDDRIAHRARLVNEARNIAASDDIRPQVLQESSRLAHGGSGDVKTEWFEDMFHKSLEKYDRLKDELDAEGSKQEQLLEQIRGQNEAFLAERKDDPVVKERERRLQDMDLAYWKWREIVDNAEEGIKFYNSFADMLGQFKATCTQFLNSRRADVGQITAQFQNVSVSEPSQLSRQNHSPSLPVQYQPTPPPQQQSPPPRAPSPPRSFSLAHPSSTQWQSTTDFLPPPPPPPILRSGGIQTQPRSAPPPPADSTPRRVTRASAAAARGPIGDAEKNPYKKGTRREGGGVI; encoded by the exons ATCTCCACGCACTTCCGAGATGCTCATCCCGAAGCTTTCAAGAAAGATGTGGAATCGTTAATTGCCATGAGGAAAGAATGGGTCGAGCCGAAGGGCGAGGCTCATCCTGAGATCGTTAGAGGTTTGATGAG ATATCATGCCCAATTGACTTTCCTCGCTACCAAATTTCCTTCCGACATATCTCTAAATTTCACTTaccatctccctttcccacccACATTTTCCCTCTCACCCGACGCTCCAATCTCCTTACCGTCTTTGACCTTTGAACGAGCTAGTGTTCTGTTCAACATCGCGGCATTGTACGCCTCCATGGCTGCTGCGGAAAGAAGAGCTGAAGCCGAGGGTATCAAGCGAGCTTTGGGATATCTGACC GCCGCCGCTGGAGTGCTGGAACATCTTGTAAAGAATCTCATACCGACTCTTCGGACAGAACTCTCGACGCCTTCAGCAGCGGGGTACGATATGACCGAATCATTCCTAGGCACGATCAAGGAATTTGTCTTGGCCGAAGCACAAGAATGTTATTGGCAACAGGCAGTCCTGC AGGGCACATATAAGAACAGCTTGATTGGTAAATTATCGATGAAGGTCTCGGAGTACTACAAAGCAGCTCTGGCATCGATGAACGGAACCGattatccttcttcatccttcttccctgcc AACTGGATTGCTCATATCACCGTCAAGCAAATGCATTTCGAAGCTGCTGCACAATATCGATTGAGTCAGGAAGATCTGGAGAAGAGCAAATACGGAGAAGAGATTGCTAGATTACGAGTAGCAGAAGGACTGGCGAAGAAAGGTCTCGATGCTGGAAGGAAAGGAGTGGCGGACGCTGTCGTCTCAgatctcaag AATCTGCAAGGGGCTGTAAAATCAGCTTTGGAACGAGCAGTACGAGATAACGATCTCGTCTACGTTTCGCCTATTCCTCCGGCCAACCAACTTGCACCTCTTGTAGGAGTTGGGATGGTCAAGGTATCAATCCCGACAGAGGTGTTGGAACCTATTGCGTGGTTGATGGGGGGAGGTGCGGGTGTTGGGCCACTGTTCAGCGCCCTGGTACCGTACGGAGTACATTTGGCTCTGA GTATCTACGACGACAGGAAAGACACGGTGGTGCGGGAGTTGGACGGGAAGCGGGAAGAATTGGATGGCGTCgcagcgag CACACTGCAATCTCTGAACTTACCCGGGTCTATACAAGCTCTAGAACGACCTGTCGGCCTTCCGCCATccttgttgaagaaggctgaAGAGGTGGATTCAGCTGGAGGTGCGGATCGCATCAAGGGCCTGCTGAGTGAGGTGGGACGACTTGCGAGATCTAATATGCAATCTCTCAATGAG GCCATGGACATCCTTGATCAAGAGGCCACGGAAAACGAAAATCTACTCGCCCGAGAACCCCATTTGCAGGCGACGAGACCGCCATCCCATGTCGCTAATCAGCCTCTGATTGCCATGGCTGGGCAATACGATGCGACTATCAAGCAGGCCGCAGGCAGTGACGCTACCGTCAGATCCAAGTGGGAAGAATGGgctcatctcgtcgaggtcCTTGCTGGTGGCGAA GACACAATCAACGACTACGTGCCTTCAACCGGAGCATCATCTTCCAGCGGTTACTCATCCCTCCCGGCTTCCGTCCGTCCCTTGCGAGCATCACTGGAAGAGCTTGACGACAGAATAGCCCACAGAGCGAGATTGGTCAACGAGGCACGCAACATCGCGGCGTCTGACGATATCAGGCCTCAAGTCTTGCAAGAGTCTTCGAGGTTGGCTCACGGAGGGTCAGGCGATGTCAAGACAGAGTGGTTTGAGGACATGTTCCACAAGTCTTTGGAGAAGTACGACCGTCTCAAAGACGAGCTGGATGCAGAAGGTAGCAAGCAGGAACAACTGCTCGAGCAGATTAGA GGTCAAAACGAGGCCTTCCTCGctgagaggaaagacgatcCGGTCGTAAAAGAGCGGGAGAGACGATTACAAGACATGGATCTTGCGTactggaagtggagggagattGTCGACAATGCcgaagaagggatcaagTTCTATAACAGTTTCGCGGACATGTTGGGACAATTCAAGGCGACTTGTACGCAATTCCTCAACTCGCGACGAGCGGATGTCGG ACAAATCACTGCCCAATTCCAGAATGTCAGTGTATCAGAGCCCTCTCAGCTGAGCCGACAAAATCACTCACCGTCCCTACCGGTGCAATACCAaccaacaccaccgccacAACAACagtctccaccacctcgtgcGCCATCTCCACCACGAAGTTTCAGCCTCGcacacccttcttcaacgcaATGGCAATCAACGACCGATTTCCtcccaccgcctccaccaccgccgatCCTCCGTTCGGGAGGGATACAGACACAGCCAAGATcagcaccaccgccacctgcCGACTCTACGCCTAGGAGAGTGACCCGTGCGTCTGCAGCTGCGGCCAGGGGTCCGATAGGCGATGCGGAGAAGAATCCGTACAAGaaagggacgaggagggaaggtGGGGGTGTTATATAA